The nucleotide sequence gccagctgtgcaggagaccaTTTCATTACAACTCAGATCCTTTTCGGAGACGACGCACTGCTGTTCTTCATCCACCCGATTCGTGGTTACCTGTCCTGGTGGCCCCAGAACACCAGCATGCCTGGGTGTGAGGGCTTCACGTGGCCGTCCCCGCACACACAACCAAAGCCAACGCACCTGGGTGAGTGTGAGGGCTTCACGTGGCCGTCCCCGCACACACAACCAACACCAGCACACCTGGGTGAGTGTGAGGGCTTCACGTGGCCGTCCCCGCACACACAACCAACACCAGCACACCTGGGTGAGTGTGAGGGCTTCACATGGCCGTCCCCGCACACACAACCAAAGCCGGTGCACCTGGGTGTGAGGGCTTCACGTGGCCGTCCCCGCACACACAACCAAAGCCAACGCACCTGGGTGTGAGGGCTTCACGTGGCCGTCCCCGCACACACAACCAACACCAGCACACCTGGGTGAGTGTCAGGGCTTCACGTGGCCGTCCCCGCACACACAACCAAAGCCGGTGCACCTGGGTGTGAGGGCTTCACATGGCCGTCCCCGCACACACAACCAAAGCCAACGCACCTGGGTGAGTATGAGGGCTTCACGTGGCCGTCCCCGCACACACAACCAAAGCCAACGCACCTGGGTGAGTGTGAGGGCTTCACGTGGCCGTCCCCGCACACACAACCAAAGCCGGTGCACCTGGGTGTGAGGGCTTCACGTGGCCGTCCCCGCACACACAACCAATACCAGCACACCTGGGTGAGTATGAGGGCTTCACGTGGCCGTccccacacacacaaccaaaGCCAACACACCTGGGTGAGTGTGAGGGCTTCACGTGGCCGTCCCCGCACACACAACCAAAGCCAACGCACCTGGGTGAGTGTGAGGGCTTCACGTGGCCATCCCCGCACACACAACCAAAGCCGATGCACCTGGGTGTGAGGGCTTCACGTGGCCGTCCCCGCACACACAACCAAAGCCGGTGTACCTGGGTGAGTGTGAGGGCTTCACGTGGCCGTCCCCGCACACACAACCAATTCCAGCACACCTGGGCAAGCATGAAGGCTTCACATGGCCGTCCCCGTGCACTCACAACCCCAGCCCTGGTTGTCCCTGCCCAGCTGCTTCATAGGAGCGAGGTGGGAGCTGGGAAATGCAGAAGGGAGGTCTCTGGCCTTCTCAGGACTTCAGGAAACGGTCTGGACTTCCAAGATGTGTGGGCTGCCAGGAGTCTCTACACGCCTTGCTCAGTGGTGGTGAGGAGCCCCAAGCCCAGCCCGCCACCGCGCCCTGAGCCTGCCCCGGCACTCACGGACTGGGAGCTGTCCCTACTGTTGTCCCGGGACTTGTTCTTGGCCAGGCGCTTCTTCTTCTTGTGCAGGGGCCTGGATTCCAGGATCATCTCCTCCAACTCGAAGGTGGGGTCGCAGTGCAGACGGCCTTTCTACAGAGGGATGGGTGCTGAGCCCCAGCCCGTGGATGATGCCACGTCCAGCCCAGGCCCCCCCCCCACTGAGCCACCCACAGGCTTACGTTGGGCACGAAGTCCGGCTCCACCCTCTTCTCGCTCAGATGGCCCCACAGCACGCCGGCCAGCGCAGGGGCTGCCTGCACGTCCTGGAGGCTGGAGAACCGATGCTCGGGGTTCACAGTGAGGAGCTGCAACCAGGCATGAGTTAGAGGGCCCAGGGCCCACAGCCCACCAGCACGGAATAGCCCGGCACCCCAGGTCAGGGCACCCTGAGGACTGTCCCACCAGGCCTGAGGTTCAGAGCTCAGGAACCTCAGGGCCACATGAGGAAGGATGGTGCCGACATCAGGCCAAGCACTGTGGTTGGCTCAGCATGTGGCCCAGGGGACGCCTGATCTGAGTGGTGCTGCCCAAACTCCTGGCACCAGAGGACAGCAGAAAGATATGCAAGGAAGGCTCTGCCAGGATTTGCCAGGAGGTGGCAGCCAAGGGCTAGCTAGCAGCTAACACTCCGCCCGCGGCAGGCCTCACAGTAACTATTCCAGAGCCACTCCCTTCACCGAATGGGACCTCCCAGGTGAGCCCGGGGCAGCCGTGCGTGGCCTGGGAAGCAGCATCCCAGCCCTGGCACCTCCCGTCTTTCCAGGGAAAATGCCACAGACCCAGACCCCGTGCGAGGTTTCCCAGGCCTGGCCTTAGGCGTGTGGGTCATCCCCAGTCCCCACGCAGGCCCTCTCTAGCCCAGTGCCACCTTGTGAACCACCTGGGCAGGTGTGGCCGAGCTTCATAGGGCTAAAGCAGAGTTAAGAGGCTCTCTCGGGGCTGGGGAGAGGCCCCCGGCAGGCAAGGCCTCCCTGACTTTAGACTGCTTGGCTACAATTCCAAAGCAGGAGGCCCCACCTACCTGAGACATGGGAGCCGGGAGACAGCTGGGCCCGTGTGGCACACTCgctcccttccctgccctgcctgcGCCTGGCTCTGACTCTGAATCCCCCATGATGTTCCAGTGAGGCTCTGAACAGGGAGCCGCACAGGCCAGTCAAGACACAGCCCCGGCCTAGTCCCAGATCACAAATGGGAGGCACCACTGATGGCCACGCCCCTGCCCGTGTCCCTGCCAGGCTGACGTCCCTTGAGAGGCATTTGCAGTGGGCAGCGGCTGCCCACCTTCCCTGGGAGGCACTGGAGCAAAGCATCCCGGAGATAGCATGGGCTTGAACCCACCCACCCCTCACCCTCCTTCCAATACGTGGGACACAGGGACCTGACTCAGGGCTCCTGTGTGGTGACAGGCAGGGCGGGTGCACAAGCCTGCTGTGAGGGTGCCTGGGGACACAGCTCAGGGGATCACCAGGACACCAGTGACCTGGTAGGGCTTGCACCTGGTGAGAGGGCCACAGAGCCTGCCACCAGCTTGCTGTCCGGGGTTCGGGGCTGCCATCTGTGGAGGCCCCCACAGGCTGCAGTGAAGGGACCTGTGTCCGCCAGGAAGCGGCACTAAGTGTGCACTGGAGGGGGGGCCCCGAGCCACAGATGAATGAGGGAGGGAATGGGTGCTCCGTGGGCAAGGAGGCTCAGGGATGGGGGCTCACCTTCCGCAGCAAGGCCACCATCTCCCTGGACCACGTGGGGACATACTGGACGCTCACGGTGCTGAACAGCTGCACCAGGGACTCCACAGCATTGCTGGAGTGGATGTCGTAGGGCCTCTGGAGACAGGGAAGGCAGCACTGGGCAGATCCTCCTGGCCCCCAGGACACCCAGAACAATGCCAGACACAGGTGGCATCACCCTAAGAggactccccccaccccaagtgCAGGCACAGCTCTGAGCAGCCTGGCCTTCACCTGCCTCAGGGGAGCCTGGGTTAGATAAAGCTTGCACCCGGGTCCTGCACCACGGCTGCTGCGCCCATCTGGCTGGGATCCCAGGGGCCTGGGTTCAGGCAGAACAGCCCCAGGGGGCCAGGAGGGAGCTTCCTCAGAGGTGGGGTTCTGTGCAGGGCTGAGGGGTATGGTCTGCAAGAGGGCCCCAGCCTCCCAGTCTCCGGGAACTGGCCTCGCCGTGGCCACAAGGGTGAGAGCACAGGGCCccaaaagaaactttctgtggaAAGTTCCAAGGCAGCAGCACCCCTGCTGGCCAGTTCTCAGCCCTGTCCACCCCCCCCAGAGGCCGGCTTGCAGGCCCCAGCAGCGGCCCCGGGAAACCACAGTGACTCTGTCCTTCCTCCCCCTGCTCAGGCATTCTATCACCTACTGCGCACTTTGCTAAAAACGTGACTCCTCAGACAGAGTGGAGACATCCCTGCACGCCTGGGCACTGGGGGTGGCCGCCCCCCTCCCCGGCACTCAGGCCACCCACTGGTGGGCGCAGACAGCAGGGGCCTGGTGGCCAAACCCGGGGGCTGCAGGGGGTCCATACCCAGCCTCGCAGCAGTTCATAGGCCATCACCCCCAATGACCACCAGTCCACCTCGAAGGAGTAGCCAGTTCCGCCGTTGACAAAAGAGTGGAAGATCTCTGGAGCTTTCCGACAGAAAGAAGGACCAGTTGAGCTGCCAACAGATCACAGCCTGGACCCGTGGGCACAGGGCCGGCACCTTGAGGCCACACCCCGAGACCAGGCTGCCTCCAGGGTGGGACAGAAAAGCCACCGAGGTCTTGTCCTTCCCACCTGGAGGAAGCCAGCTCCCATCTGGAACCCCAGCTCGGGCTCACCCATGTATGGCTTGGTGCCTGCTAACGCCGTCGCCCGCTCCCCGTCCTTGATGATGGTGGCGATGTTGAAGTCGGTCAGGTGTGCGTGTCCTGCGCAGAGAGGGGTCAGCTGTGGCTGTCCCAGGACCAGAGACGCATCCTCGCGTGCAGGACCCCCCTCCCCCCACAGGCCCATCCCTGCCGCCACCCACCTGGGCTGCCCacacccagccccacccacctcTCTCATCCAGGAGAATGTTGTCAGGCTTGACATCTCTAGACAGGGCAGAAAGTGGGAAGGTGAGTTGAGAAATCTGCCCTGTTTCTGCCCTGGAATCTCTGCCACAATTCCTCGAGTCCCCAGGACACTCCCCCCACCTCCGGTCACCCACTCGAGGCAGAGGCCTGGGAGCCTGACTTGGTCCTGGGACGATACTAGGACCTCCGGGTAGGGGCAGAGGCGAGGAAGTCAGCCACTTTGTTTCCTGTGGCATCTGGACAGCAGCACACACCTGGCACCAGACGCTGGGAGGGGGCCTGGAGCCCCAGAGGACAAGAGCAATTGCTGCCAGGGCCTGCCCTCCCCCTCCACGACTCAGCCTCTAGGAGACCAAGCCGCCTCGGCTCTCGCTTTGCCCCGACTTTTCCAGGCACGCAGCCAGTGCTCAGCGACCAGGTCATAACCAGACATCCGAGTCCCCAAAAGCAGAAATGCAAACACCAGTCTATTCGGCTTTAAAATATACCtcacagatattttcattttgttccatAGCTGCGGAATTTCAGCCTAATTTCTGCTTCCCAATTTCACTTCCTTCATAATCtgcttcctattttctttttttaaattttattttcagagccATCACACCGGCTCGGCTTCCTAATTTCATCTGCTTTAAGCTAATGTTAAAATTAGTTTGGATTCCCTGGGACATGGTGGATGGGCAAACGGGAGCCTTCAGTTAAACGGACCAGGTGAAGGCCACCTGCTGTGACCCGGTCCCGTGTCTGTCCACCAGGGCTAACAGCCCTCTGTGCCCAGTCTTGGCTGGGGCTACTGGGACGAGGCCCCCCACATGGACACCAGGCACACAGCTATGGGGCTGACCCGGTTGGCGCAGGTGCCACAGCTGGGGGCAGGCACTCAGGCAAGGGTGGGGCAGAGGAGCTAGACCCGCTCTGTGGGAGTGCAGACGCCCTGCCAGCAGTCTGACCCGAGGTTGCTGAAGCCCTGCCCACATCAGCAGGTGCCCGCACTGTCTGCCACGCACACACCTGTGGATGATGTGCTGGCCACACAGGTAGTCAAGGGCCAGCGCCATCTCGCAGATGTACAGCCTCACCGTGTCCTCAGAGAACTGCACGTTCTGCTGCAGGTGGTAGCGCAGGTCCCCACCCAGAAGCAGGTCCACTACCATGAACATGTCCTCCTCGTCCTGGAAGGAGTACCTGTGGGCACCGACGGAGGGCCTGGTGTGTGCACCGCTGGGGAGCCAGTCATGGCTGCTCCCACCGCTGACACACTCCCCCTAAGGACCACAGCCCCACCCCAGCATTGGTCACCAGGCATTCCCCGGAGGAGGGCCTGCCCAAAGCACTGATGGCACCCCAGCCCAGAGCTGCTCTGAGCCCAGATCCTGAGGAAAGACACACGACCCTGTGCTGGAGGTGGCCCAGCTGAGGGCCAGAGGCACCCGGGAGTGGCAAATGCAGAGCAGAGCTACAGCGCCCAGCTCTGGGTGTTTCAGGCTGCCTGGTCTCCTCTTCGGTAAAATGGGGATACAAACATCTGCCTCAGAGGGTTGTTAAAAAAACATGAGGCCACGTAGGTCACACTCTTGACACAGTGTTGGGCAAAGAGCTGGCATTTAATAACCAGCATCCATGGTGAGGACgatggcagtgatggtggtggtagtggtggtgatagtgataaCAGTGACTGTAATAGTATGGTGATAACAGTGATTGTGaccgtggtggtggtggtggcgatgGTGACAATAGTGATTGTGTTGATTACAGTGATGACGGTGATGAGTGTGATGGTgacagtggtgatgatggtgttggtgatggtggtgacggtGATGTGAGGATGACGATAGTGATGATtgagggtggtggtgatggtgataacaGTGACTGTAATAGTATGGTGATAACCGTGATTGTGaccgtggtggtggtggtggcgatgGTGACAACAGTGATTGTGTTGATTacagtgatgatgatgagagtgatgatgacagtggtggtggtggtgatggtgaggatgacGATACTGATGATtgagggtggtggtgatggtgataacaGTGACTGTAATAGTATGGTGACAACAGTGATTGTGACCATGGCGGTGGTGGTGGCGATGGTGAGGATGACGATAGTGATGATtgagggtggtggtgatggtgataacaGTGATTGTGaccatggtggtggtggtggcgatgGTGACAACAGTGATTGTGTTGATTacagtgatgatgatgagagtgatgatgacagtggtggtggtggtgatggtgaggatgacGATACTGATGATtgagggtggtggtgatggtgataacaGTGACTGTAATAGTATGGTGACAACAGTGATTGTGACCATGGCGGTGGTGGTGGCGATGGTGAGGATGACGATAGAGATGATtgagggtggtggtgatggtgataacaGTGATTGTGACCATGGTGCTGGTGGTGGCGATGGTGACAATAGCGACTGTGTTGATTACAGTGATGACAGTGATGAGAGTGATGATGgtgacagtggtgatggtggtgttggtgacggtgatggtgatgacGATAGTGATGATtgagggtggtggtgatggtgataacaGAGACTGTATAGTATGGTGATAACAGTGATTGTGaccttggtggtggtggtggcaatggTGACAATAGTGACTGTGTTGATTACAGTGATGACGGTGATGAGAGTGATGatggtgacagtggtggtggtggtgatggtggtggtgatggtgataacaGAGACTGTATAGTATGGTGTTAACAGTGATTATGaccgtggtggtggtggtggtggtggtggtgacaatAGTGATTGTGTTGATtacagtgatgatggtgatgagagtgatcatggtgacagtggtgatgatggcggtgatggtgatgatggtggtgagtTTTTCAGTCCCTAAACTCTCCCCCACTGACTAGTGCCAGAGACTCCATGGGGGCACATCTCCATCACAGGGAAGCCCTGGGCTTTCAGCAGGCTCCGAAGAGACTGCATTAACTAACCCCAGCATGCCATGGCCACCTGGGCCCCTGCCAGCCCTGGGGCACAGGAAGGAGAACAGATGGGGAGGGGTAGAAAGGGCCTGTGGGTGGCAGGGGTATCTCCGAGGCACAAGGGCCAGGGAGCACCAAGGGCAGGAGAGCACAGCTGGTGCCTTCCCAGCTTCAGGGCGGCGAGTCTCTCTGCAGAGAGGCCACAGCAGGCTCACCAGAGGTTCACCAGAAAGACGTGCTCAATCTCCTGCAGGATCTCCAGCTCCCGGAAGACGTTGCGGACCTCGTCACGCTCGATGCACTGCTGCTTGTTCATGTACTTCATGGCGTACATCTTCTCCGTGTCCCGCTTCTGCACAATGCACACCTGGGGGGCACAGGGCTGTTCGGCAGGACGCCTGAGGACGCCTGGGGACACATGGGGACACCTGGAAATGCATGGGGATGCCTGGGGATACATCGTCAGGACACACGGGGACACCTGGGGACGCACCACAGCCCCTCTGCCTCCTAGACGTGGCAGACGCATTCCTCTCCGCCACATGTGGTAGCATATttgttctggggattaggacttggGTGTTTGGGAGGCCACGATTCTGCCCCCAGAGGTTCCTGTACTGCTTAGCATGTGGCCCTGGAGGCACCTGTCTCAGTCACATCCTGGCTCCGTGGCTGTCACTGAAGACCCGTCCCTGAGACTCAGTCCTGCGTTTCAAGTCTGCAGCAGGACACATCTGTGAACAGCACTAGCTGCAAACGGACAGGGCCGGGCCTGAGAGCACCCAGGCGTGAGTCGGAGCCATGCAGTGGCCAGTTGTGCGGGGAGAGCCCCTCACCAGCCATGACCTGGGCAGGGAGTTTTCCCTTCCTAAACCCCAACATCCTTTTCCAGGGCTTGGAGCAGCAAGCAGCCTGGAGGGGTACTGGGGAATGAATGCGAAAACCCACTCAGCACAGAGCCGTGCACCCAGGAAGCCTCATCAACCATGGCTGCAGCTTCACCCTGGACAGGCATCACTCCACACTCCAGAGACCGCCTCCCGTCTCAACACTGTGAGGCCAAGGCCCCTCACCCTGTCCTGCAAGGAGACACACGGAGTGAGCATGGGGCATGGGGGCCACCGCTGCCACCAGAGCAGGACGCCTCCATGGCACCGGTCCCCACGTAGCTCTTCAGGCACCGTGCCCTCTGAGCACGGATCGTCAGTGTCAACACTGATGCTGCAAATGCACAGCTAATTGCTTGGCAGTGAGGATCAAAGTGAGGCAAAGGGTGAGAAGCATCAATGAGCTGGGGGTCCCTTGTGGCCAAGGAATGTCAATCAGAATTAAGGACAAAGATCCCCAATGGGAAGCCAGGAATTAAGGCACAAAGTTGTAAGCAGCAGAGCCAACACCCCTGTCTCCCACTCAGGTTGGGAGAGACCTTCCCAGGTTGGGAGAGGACAGGTAACCCAGACCCATTTCCAAGGCCTTCCACAACCTCTGCTATCTGGTCCTCAAGGAGCTGGAGCCCAGCGGGGGACCAGGAGGAACTGGACGATTCTGGATCTCAAGGTGGGCCACAGACGGCCCTCGGCTCCTGGTCACATGCCCTGGAAGCGTTGTGGCAcaacccgtagtcccagctactcaggagactgagaaggggggactgcttgagcatgagaggttgaggctgcagtgagccatgatcgtaccactacactcagcctgggtgacagagcgagactctgtctctaaaaaaaatagtCAGATGATTAACAGCCTGAATTCCATGTGCAACCTTCATCCCTCTCTGCCACAAACAGTAACACGTCTGTTCTGGGGATTTGAACGTGGGTGTTTTAGAGGCCATGAGTCTGCCCCCAGAGATTCCTGTACTGCTTAGTGTGTGGCCCTGGAGGCACCTGTCTCAGTCACATCTTGGCTCCGGGGCTGTTACTGGAGGCCCCTCCCTGAGACTCAGTCCTTTTGTGACGCAAAGTGGTGACCCTCCCTCCCCCTGGGGGCCACTGGGAGTCACACTGTGCACAGAGCACAGGGCTGGCCCAAACCAGGAAAGCACATCTGATGGTGCCGAGCAGTGGCCTGGGTGGATCCAGCTGCGGCACCATGGCATGGGAGACAGTGACTTGGCCTGGCACCATGGGCTCTAAGTGTGGCCTCGCCAAGAAGCTGGCACCAGGCGTGGCCTCAGCACCTCCCTGACCGGTGGGTGGGGAAagctgggcctggagggacaggAAGAGCCTTGTGTTGGGGGCTACCCAGAGGCGCATGTGCTGACGGGGGCTCCCGAACACACGGCCACACCTTCGAGGAGCGGGGGCAGCTGCAGGTAGCCCGAGAACAGACGGAGACTGAGCTTGAATGAGGCTGCCttgggagggctgggctgggtttCTCCTGAACTTCCTGCATTTCCTGcgaccatttttaaaattgttattttgaaaGCCAGTTGAGGGTTTCAGAATGACAGTGAGCATAAGCTGTAGCAGCCCCTGGCTGCCCACTTCAGCTCCGAGGACCCTCTCCTGCTGCTTCCCGCTGCCAACGGGGCAGAGTCGCGTGGCTCAGCAGCACGGCCTTCCTCCCACGCACACGGCCGCAGGAGGCAGAGGCGTCCCGTGCTCCAGACGGAAGCCCCAGCCGCACTGCACAGGCACAGAAGGAGCAGTGCTCTCCCGTGCCAGCCCCAGCACCCGTGGCCTCCCGCAGACGGCCACTGCATGCTCAAGGTGGCAACTGCAGGTCTGGAAACTGCTCCCGAAGGGCTGTTTCTTGCCCTGGGGCTGGGACCAGATAGGCTGTGAGACAAACAGGGTGGAAAATCTGgcccccaccctctgcccctcAGGAGCCTGACTTGGGGGCACTGGCTGGGGCCAGGGCTCTTGCTGCTTGGGGGGAAGCTGGCAGGGGAGCTGCAGAGCCCACCTCTGCCTGGAGCAGCGCCAGTGCCCAGAGCCCAAGGCCGTCCCCAGCCAGTCCCAAGCCTCGGGCTTTCTGTCCCTTGTGCAAAGCCTCAGAAAAGCCGCCTGCCCAAGCCACCGAACCCTCCCCAGGGTCCCTCTGCCCCTCCCGCTCACGTTGCAGCTCAGTTCTTATGGAGGAATCTCTGGAAGAACATGCCTTCCCTTGGGGTGCTAAACCCCCACAGCCCACTCACCAGGAGACAGGGCACCTGGGCTTCCCATGCCCTCTGGGCCCAGTCACAGGTGCGGCAGACACTGACCAGGTATCTACTCCAGACAGGACCTCATCCTCCTGCCAAGCGAGCTCACCCAGGACCACCTGCTTTCCCAAGCGCAGGGCTTGGGCTCCATCTGGGGCCAGCCCCTTGGCCCTGTGACCCAAGCCTGCTCCCCCCATCACACACATCCTGTCACCCGCAGCCAGGGAGCAGGGACAGAAGAGCTGCCTCGAGTCAGGGCCTGGCCTCGCACACATATGCCTGGCCTCGCACACCCACAGTTCCGTTGTCCACCAGAACAAAGCAGATCCAGTTCCCTCCAGCCTGTTACCCCACCTGGGAAACAAACTGCCCTGGACAGTGGAGTCACCAGCCACGATCGAAGCCCCTGGCCTGGCCCTGTGGGAGGAGCTGCCCTGAGGAGCAAGGGGAGGCAGAGGGTTACACCCAGCTCTCCCGAGTCTTTGGGCTCTGTGTTCTGGAACATTCTCAGCTCAACTGCAGTTCAAGAAAAGCTTGTAAGTCTTCCTCTGTGCCAGCCCCATGCGAGGGACTGGCAGGGCAGGCTGAGTTGCCATGGTCGCTCCCTGGAGACCCTGGGGGGAATGCCTCGACCCCCGGCAGCAGGCCCGAGTGTGTCCCCAAAAGACACAGCCACCAGGAGCCTCGGAATGTGGCCTTATTGGGAACAAAGGTCTTTGAAGATGTAATTAAGTTGAGGATCTGGAGGCCCTGAATGGGGATGGGCCCTAAAGCCAATGACAGGCATCCTTACATAGGACAGAAAAGAGACGACAGCGCGGGTGCAGGGGCGAGGAGACGGCGCAGACATGGGGGCGAGGCAGCGATGTGAAGATGCCGGCCTGGGGATGGAGTGACGCGGCAGCAGCTGAGGACGCCACGAGTGGCCAGCAGCCACCAGACGCCAGGAGAAGGCACAGCGGGTTCTCCCACGGAGCCACCCAGAGGACCCACTCTGCCAGGTCTCAGGCTTCCCATCTCCAGGACTACAAGAGACACTTCTGTTGTTTGCAGACCCTGAGTTACGGAACTTGGTTCTGGCGGGAAACTCACTTTCTTCGCTCCTCCTGTGTGTACGCATCCCTGAGAACACCCTGCAGGCTTTGACCGCCCGCGGCCACGTCTTCAGGCAGCCGCCTCACCGGGCTCACGCCTGCAGGTAGCCGCCTCACCGGGCTCACGCCTGCAGGTAGCTGCCTCACCGGGGCTCACGCCTGCAGCCGCCTCACCGGGCTCACGCCTTCAGGCAGCCGCCTCACCGGGCTCACGCTGCACCCTCATCCAAGCACGTGGCAACCCAGCAGCCCACTTCCCCCAATCCCCTTCACCGCTTTCTGACCCAGGCCAGCAGGTGGGGAGCCTGGCCCCGCCCCTTATTACTAGGACTCCCCCTCCGAGGCCTGGACCGTCGGGCACGCTCAAGGTGGTTTGGGGGTGGTGTGGGGTTTTCCGTTGAAATGGATTTGATTAAGTCAATCACAGCAAAGTGCTCTTAGGTGAACACAACAGAGGGCAGGTCCATCAGGCTCCCTCGGGCCCCTGATGCGGGAGGCTCCAATGAACGGTGGCGTAAAGCCCTGGGGTTGGTGCAGTCTCTCTGTCTGGAGGGACATCAGCACCCAAGATCACACACAGCAGTGTTTACAAAAAAGACTGGAAACCCAGCGGCCTTTTATGACCAGGCCTGAGGGGCTGAGGGCAGGCAGGTCCTACTCAACCACTTCCTCCAGGAAACTGGTCCCAGCTTTCCCGGCTGCTTCCTCCAATCATCAACTTAAACCCAAAGAGGACATGGAGTTAGAGGTCTCGCCATGAAGAGGAACAAGCCAACGCCGGGCTCCGGAGCCCTGGGCTTTCCCCATGAAGCGCCACTGACAGGGAGGCCACGGCGCCACCTGCAACAGGCTGGTACCTGCAGCCACGTGACGCCATTTCAACTGGATGCTGTTCACGCATTTTGCAGATTTCAGTGATTCACCCAAGCTCTTCCTCTTTCCCAGTAATTTTTGTTCCCCAGAAGCAAATGCCTGACCACAAGTACCTAAGGCCTCTAAACGGTATGAAACCACCTCCGAATCCTACCTGGGGGAGCTTCTGATGTCCCAAGGAGAAGCGGAGCTTGGGCACGTGGGGACAGCAGGGCGAGACAGGGCAAGGCAGGCTTCCTCCCAGGGATCAGTGCTGGGCACCACAAAAACGAGAGGGTCAGTGCCCAGGAAGGGGCTGGAGAAGGTGTCTGCAGTGGCTGAGGAAGGCGCAGCCCAGTATGGGGCCTCTGGGGAGGGCACTGGAGGCAGAGGGGTCCCCCAGGCAGAGCTGGGCTCCCGTGCACTCCAAAGGCTGCTCTATCTCCCACTCTTCTCTTCTCCTGTCCCTCCTGAGAGCCCCCCCTGAAGCTGTTATCTTGACGTCCCTGAGAAGCTGTGTCTCACAGGCCACGTGTCCCAGGCCCCTCTCCCTGGTTGAGCTCAGGATTCTAACGTGGTGAGTGGGAACCAGTTTTGGGGTTTCGGTTTTCCCCTGACGCTAAATGGCTGCTTCCTAGGCCACGGCCGGTGGAGTTAAGAAGCCTCATGAGGCCACAAACCTCTTGGGAAGAGGCGGACACTGGCGGGCTCACCGAGGGGCCAGGGTGGCAGCTGTAGGGGCCATGCTGCGACGGCATTGCGGCTCTTCTTCCATCTGCTGCAGATGGCAGAGGGGGGTCTTTGTCCCAAGAGGCTGGGAACCCTCCGTGCCTATGGCTGTCAGGTGTTGATGGCCAGGGAGGGGCACCCAGCCCACCAGCTTCCTGGGGGACGGAGCTACCTCCCAGGCCCACACGTGCAGGGGTGCTTGAGCTCCCACCTAAAGCCCTCGTTTAATCGGCACATCGCCGTGGGGCTAAGGCACACAGTTGCTGCAGCTGCAGGTCGGTTCCTTCAGCAATAGCTGCCACCCCTCAGCTGCTTCATGCCGGCTGGGACCTTGCTGGGCTTGGAAGAGCAGATGGGCTGGGGCGCCGTCTGAGTCCTCGCCAATGTGGAACCACTGTGGACATACTGTTTTCTGGTGCTTGCACACAAGTGATCATTCTGATGAGGTCTGGGATTCTGGGCTATCTTCAAACGGAGCGTGGAGATGCTGCTTCTGAGTGGCTGAGAACCTGTGGCCACGTGCATTCTCCCACTTGGGGATAACCAAGACTCTTAACACCTTGCCTTGCTACTCCCAGCTCTCCTCTCGCCCCGGG is from Macaca fascicularis isolate 582-1 chromosome 9, T2T-MFA8v1.1 and encodes:
- the STK32C gene encoding serine/threonine-protein kinase 32C isoform X4; its protein translation is MSARSRAPCFLGASGRRGWARPCRRPPRGGRCLTTRRTVCIVQKRDTEKMYAMKYMNKQQCIERDEVRNVFRELEILQEIEHVFLVNLWYSFQDEEDMFMVVDLLLGGDLRYHLQQNVQFSEDTVRLYICEMALALDYLCGQHIIHRDVKPDNILLDERGHAHLTDFNIATIIKDGERATALAGTKPYMAPEIFHSFVNGGTGYSFEVDWWSLGVMAYELLRGWRPYDIHSSNAVESLVQLFSTVSVQYVPTWSREMVALLRKLLTVNPEHRFSSLQDVQAAPALAGVLWGHLSEKRVEPDFVPNKGRLHCDPTFELEEMILESRPLHKKKKRLAKNKSRDNSRDSSQSENDYLQDCLDAIQQDFVIFNREKLKRSQDLPSEPLPAPEPRDAAEPVEDEEHSALPMCGPICPSAGSG
- the STK32C gene encoding serine/threonine-protein kinase 32C isoform X1, whose protein sequence is MRSGAERRGSSAAAPPGSPPPGRARPAGSEAPSALQPPAAGQPRARDSGDVRAQPRPLFPWSKWKKRMGSSMSAATARRPVFDDKEDVNFDHFQILRAIGKGSFGKVCIVQKRDTEKMYAMKYMNKQQCIERDEVRNVFRELEILQEIEHVFLVNLWYSFQDEEDMFMVVDLLLGGDLRYHLQQNVQFSEDTVRLYICEMALALDYLCGQHIIHRDVKPDNILLDERGHAHLTDFNIATIIKDGERATALAGTKPYMAPEIFHSFVNGGTGYSFEVDWWSLGVMAYELLRGWRPYDIHSSNAVESLVQLFSTVSVQYVPTWSREMVALLRKLLTVNPEHRFSSLQDVQAAPALAGVLWGHLSEKRVEPDFVPNKGRLHCDPTFELEEMILESRPLHKKKKRLAKNKSRDNSRDSSQSENDYLQDCLDAIQQDFVIFNREKLKRSQDLPSEPLPAPEPRDAAEPVEDEEHSALPMCGPICPSAGSG
- the STK32C gene encoding serine/threonine-protein kinase 32C isoform X3, encoding MEKLGDKSTTRSCCRALGLPSLQNLNFDHFQILRAIGKGSFGKVCIVQKRDTEKMYAMKYMNKQQCIERDEVRNVFRELEILQEIEHVFLVNLWYSFQDEEDMFMVVDLLLGGDLRYHLQQNVQFSEDTVRLYICEMALALDYLCGQHIIHRDVKPDNILLDERGHAHLTDFNIATIIKDGERATALAGTKPYMAPEIFHSFVNGGTGYSFEVDWWSLGVMAYELLRGWRPYDIHSSNAVESLVQLFSTVSVQYVPTWSREMVALLRKLLTVNPEHRFSSLQDVQAAPALAGVLWGHLSEKRVEPDFVPNKGRLHCDPTFELEEMILESRPLHKKKKRLAKNKSRDNSRDSSQSENDYLQDCLDAIQQDFVIFNREKLKRSQDLPSEPLPAPEPRDAAEPVEDEEHSALPMCGPICPSAGSG
- the STK32C gene encoding serine/threonine-protein kinase 32C isoform X6: MNFDHFQILRAIGKGSFGKVCIVQKRDTEKMYAMKYMNKQQCIERDEVRNVFRELEILQEIEHVFLVNLWYSFQDEEDMFMVVDLLLGGDLRYHLQQNVQFSEDTVRLYICEMALALDYLCGQHIIHRDVKPDNILLDERGHAHLTDFNIATIIKDGERATALAGTKPYMAPEIFHSFVNGGTGYSFEVDWWSLGVMAYELLRGWRPYDIHSSNAVESLVQLFSTVSVQYVPTWSREMVALLRKLLTVNPEHRFSSLQDVQAAPALAGVLWGHLSEKRVEPDFVPNKGRLHCDPTFELEEMILESRPLHKKKKRLAKNKSRDNSRDSSQSENDYLQDCLDAIQQDFVIFNREKLKRSQDLPSEPLPAPEPRDAAEPVEDEEHSALPMCGPICPSAGSG